Proteins encoded by one window of Halomonas sp. SH5A2:
- a CDS encoding LysR family transcriptional regulator, translating to MDTQSLQAFLAVADTQSFSRAAEQLHLTQPAVSKRIATLESQVDARLFDRIGRRIALTEAGSVLLPQARQILFTVEDSRRALANLSGQVGGPLTLATSHHIGLHRLPPVLKQYTQRHPEVALDLHFLDSEFAYQGVRDGSLEMAVVTLAPHPVEQLHVVELWRDRLCFVCATDHPLATQAQQSALSLADLCEHNCVMPGAKTFTGSLIAQRFEQAGLELPVSMATNYLETLKMMCSVGLGWSLLPEKMIDHDLVELNVATAPLHRPLGYLVHNNRTLSNAASMMIEALEGSRSE from the coding sequence ATGGACACCCAAAGCCTTCAAGCCTTTTTGGCCGTAGCCGACACACAAAGTTTCTCCCGCGCGGCTGAACAGCTTCACCTGACCCAACCGGCGGTGAGCAAGCGCATCGCCACCCTGGAATCTCAGGTAGACGCGCGGTTGTTTGACCGCATTGGCCGGCGCATCGCGTTAACCGAGGCGGGTAGCGTGCTGCTCCCCCAGGCCAGGCAAATTCTATTCACCGTGGAGGACAGCCGCCGGGCGCTTGCCAATTTATCCGGCCAAGTGGGCGGGCCACTGACGCTCGCCACCAGCCACCATATTGGCTTGCATCGTTTGCCGCCGGTGTTAAAGCAATACACCCAGCGCCACCCGGAGGTAGCGCTGGATCTGCACTTTCTTGATTCGGAATTCGCCTACCAGGGCGTGCGCGATGGCTCGCTGGAAATGGCCGTGGTCACCCTGGCGCCCCACCCCGTCGAGCAACTGCATGTCGTGGAGCTCTGGCGCGACCGGCTGTGCTTTGTCTGCGCGACTGATCACCCGCTCGCCACCCAGGCCCAGCAAAGCGCGCTGTCACTCGCCGACCTGTGCGAACACAACTGCGTGATGCCAGGTGCCAAAACCTTTACCGGCTCGCTGATCGCCCAACGGTTTGAACAAGCGGGGCTTGAGCTGCCGGTAAGCATGGCGACCAACTATCTGGAAACGCTCAAGATGATGTGCAGCGTGGGGTTAGGCTGGAGTCTGCTGCCCGAGAAAATGATCGACCACGACCTGGTGGAGCTCAACGTTGCCACCGCCCCGCTCCACCGCCCGCTGGGTTATCTGGTTCACAACAACCGTACGCTTTCCAACGCCGCGAGCATGATGATCGAGGCACTGGAAGGGAGCAGAAGCGAATAA
- a CDS encoding HD domain-containing protein codes for MVENYEHQFISFIKDEMEQDLAHDLNHVFRVVKTAKSLCEIEGARLEVVLPAAYLHDCFSFPKNHPDRARSSFIASEKALDFLMAIDYPSEYHSDIGHAIVAHSYSANVYPQTIEAQIVQDADRLDALGAIGIARCLQVSTRLGVGLYDAEDPFCDVRAPNDRVNTVDHFYTKLLKIAETINTKSAKQEAAKRTAFMKQYLVQLGAEI; via the coding sequence GTGGTTGAGAATTATGAACATCAGTTTATAAGCTTCATTAAGGATGAAATGGAGCAAGACCTGGCGCATGATTTGAATCATGTGTTTAGAGTCGTTAAAACCGCTAAATCGTTATGTGAAATAGAAGGGGCGAGACTTGAAGTGGTTTTGCCCGCAGCGTATTTACATGATTGCTTTTCATTCCCCAAGAATCACCCGGACAGGGCTCGGAGTTCTTTTATCGCATCCGAGAAGGCGCTGGATTTCCTGATGGCCATCGATTATCCGTCTGAATATCACAGCGACATAGGGCATGCGATCGTCGCGCACAGTTACAGTGCGAATGTATATCCTCAAACGATAGAAGCACAGATTGTGCAAGACGCCGATAGGCTGGATGCGCTTGGGGCTATCGGGATTGCAAGGTGCCTTCAGGTGAGCACACGTTTAGGGGTGGGGCTGTATGACGCAGAGGACCCGTTCTGTGATGTTCGTGCGCCAAATGACCGTGTTAATACGGTTGATCACTTCTATACAAAGCTACTTAAAATTGCTGAAACCATTAACACGAAATCAGCCAAGCAAGAGGCGGCAAAGAGAACCGCCTTTATGAAGCAGTATTTGGTTCAGTTAGGGGCTGAAATATAA
- the leuC gene encoding 3-isopropylmalate dehydratase large subunit encodes MSGQTLYDKLWDQHLVKQRDDGTALIYIDRHMLHEVTSPQAFEGLRLANRKPWRLDTNLATTDHNVPTTLIERAQGNSGIKDPVSLIQVQTLDDNCLEYGIEEFKINDPRQGIVHVVGPEQGATLPGMTVVCGDSHTATHGAFGALAHGIGTSEVEHVLATQCLLTQKMKNMQVRVEGELGLGVTAKDVVLAIIGKIGTAGGTGCAIEFAGSAIESLSMEGRMTVCNMAIEAGARVGMIAVDDTTIDYIGNRPYSPTGEQWEAAVADWRNLVSDPDAVFDKVVTLKAEDIEPQVSWGTSPEMVTGISGQVPDPNAAPDETVQRSHTRALEYMGLQANQKITDIKLDKIFIGSCTNARIEDLREAAKVAKGNKIADSIKLAMVVPGSGLVKRQAEEEGLDKIFIEAGFEWREPGCSMCLAMNADKLGAGEHCASTSNRNFEGRQGYGGRTHLVSPAMAAAAAIAGHFVDVRSLPANDATHAQEA; translated from the coding sequence ATGTCAGGTCAAACGCTTTACGATAAATTGTGGGATCAGCACCTGGTCAAACAGCGCGATGACGGCACCGCGTTGATCTATATCGACCGCCATATGCTCCACGAAGTGACCTCGCCCCAGGCCTTTGAAGGGCTGCGTTTGGCGAACCGCAAGCCGTGGCGCCTGGATACCAACCTGGCGACCACTGACCATAACGTGCCGACCACGTTGATAGAACGTGCTCAGGGCAACAGCGGTATCAAAGACCCGGTGTCGTTGATCCAGGTGCAAACCCTCGACGACAACTGCCTTGAATACGGTATTGAAGAGTTCAAGATTAACGATCCGCGTCAGGGTATCGTCCATGTGGTGGGGCCGGAGCAGGGCGCAACCCTGCCGGGCATGACCGTGGTCTGCGGCGATTCCCACACCGCCACCCACGGCGCTTTTGGTGCGCTGGCCCACGGCATCGGCACCTCGGAAGTCGAGCACGTACTGGCGACTCAGTGCCTGCTGACCCAGAAGATGAAGAACATGCAGGTGCGCGTTGAAGGCGAGTTGGGCCTTGGCGTGACCGCCAAAGACGTGGTGCTGGCGATTATCGGCAAGATTGGCACGGCAGGCGGTACCGGCTGTGCCATCGAGTTTGCCGGTAGCGCCATCGAATCGCTGTCCATGGAAGGCCGCATGACCGTGTGCAACATGGCTATTGAAGCGGGCGCGCGGGTCGGCATGATTGCCGTGGACGACACCACGATTGACTACATCGGCAACCGCCCCTATTCGCCGACCGGCGAGCAGTGGGAAGCCGCCGTGGCAGACTGGCGAAACCTGGTTTCCGACCCGGATGCCGTCTTCGATAAGGTGGTCACCTTGAAAGCCGAAGACATCGAGCCGCAGGTGAGCTGGGGCACCAGCCCTGAAATGGTCACCGGCATTTCCGGCCAGGTGCCCGACCCCAACGCCGCACCGGATGAAACCGTGCAGCGCAGCCACACCCGTGCGCTTGAGTACATGGGCCTGCAGGCCAACCAGAAAATTACCGATATCAAGCTGGACAAGATTTTCATCGGCTCCTGTACCAATGCGCGCATTGAAGACCTGCGTGAAGCCGCCAAGGTGGCGAAGGGCAATAAAATCGCCGATTCCATCAAGCTTGCCATGGTCGTGCCCGGCTCTGGCTTGGTGAAGCGCCAGGCGGAAGAAGAAGGTCTGGACAAAATCTTCATCGAAGCGGGCTTTGAATGGCGCGAGCCGGGCTGCTCGATGTGCCTGGCGATGAACGCCGACAAACTGGGCGCGGGCGAGCACTGTGCCTCGACCTCCAACCGCAACTTCGAAGGGCGCCAGGGCTACGGTGGCCGCACTCACCTGGTGAGCCCGGCCATGGCGGCAGCGGCGGCGATTGCTGGCCACTTTGTTGATGTACGCAGCTTGCCCGCTAATGATGCAACCCACGCTCAGGAGGCCTAA
- the asd gene encoding aspartate-semialdehyde dehydrogenase, which translates to MLKVGFVGWRGMVGSVLMQRMQEDGDFNGIEPVFFTTSQVGQPGPDIGVDVPPLKDAFDIEALKALDVVVTCQGGDYTKPVYKDLRSAGWQGYWIDAASTLRMEDEATIVLDPVNRGVIDAQLAKGAKTFVGGNCTVSLMLMGLGGLFEADMIEWMTSMTYQAASGSGAKHMRELLNQMGTLHDSVGEELKDTSSAILDIDRKVTAAMRSGNFPTENFGAPLAGSLLPWIDTKLDNGQSREEWKGSVETNKILGLDNNPIPIDGLCVRIGAMRSHSQAFTIKLKQDVPLDEIEDRIAKHNEWVKLIPNEKDATNEGLTPAAATGTLQVPVGRLRKLAMGGEYLSAFSVGDQLLWGAAEPLKRMLKILREQ; encoded by the coding sequence ATGTTGAAAGTCGGTTTCGTGGGATGGCGCGGCATGGTCGGCTCAGTGCTGATGCAGCGCATGCAGGAAGATGGTGATTTCAACGGCATTGAGCCGGTGTTCTTCACCACCTCCCAGGTCGGCCAGCCCGGCCCCGACATCGGTGTGGACGTCCCTCCGCTGAAAGACGCTTTTGATATCGAGGCGCTCAAAGCGCTGGACGTAGTGGTCACCTGTCAAGGCGGCGACTACACCAAACCGGTCTACAAGGACCTGCGCAGCGCAGGTTGGCAGGGCTACTGGATTGATGCCGCCAGCACGCTGCGCATGGAAGATGAAGCGACCATCGTGCTGGATCCGGTCAACCGCGGCGTGATCGACGCACAGCTGGCCAAGGGCGCCAAGACCTTCGTCGGCGGCAACTGCACCGTGAGCCTGATGTTGATGGGGCTGGGCGGTCTGTTTGAAGCCGACATGATCGAGTGGATGACGTCCATGACCTATCAGGCGGCGTCCGGCTCGGGTGCCAAGCACATGCGCGAGCTGCTCAACCAGATGGGCACGCTGCACGATAGCGTTGGCGAAGAACTGAAAGATACCTCCAGCGCGATTCTGGATATCGACCGCAAGGTGACGGCGGCCATGCGCAGCGGCAACTTCCCCACCGAGAACTTCGGTGCGCCGTTGGCCGGTAGTCTGCTGCCGTGGATCGACACCAAGCTGGATAACGGCCAAAGCCGCGAAGAGTGGAAGGGCAGCGTTGAGACCAATAAGATTCTGGGTCTCGATAACAACCCGATCCCCATCGACGGCCTTTGCGTCCGCATCGGTGCCATGCGGTCTCACAGCCAGGCGTTCACCATCAAGCTGAAGCAGGATGTGCCGCTGGACGAGATCGAAGATCGCATTGCCAAGCACAATGAGTGGGTCAAGCTGATTCCCAATGAGAAAGACGCCACCAACGAAGGCCTAACGCCTGCTGCGGCGACAGGCACGCTGCAAGTGCCGGTTGGCCGCCTGCGCAAGCTGGCCATGGGCGGTGAATACCTCTCGGCATTCAGCGTTGGTGACCAGCTTCTGTGGGGCGCGGCTGAACCGCTCAAGCGTATGCTGAAGATCCTGCGCGAGCAGTAA
- a CDS encoding OsmC family protein: protein MSEKGRHDYSATVVWTGNSGEGTKHYRAFSRDHEITCGSKPTIFGSADPAFLGDLSRYNPEELLLSSLSACHMLWYLHLCANAGITVTEYIDNARGRMIETTNGSGYFESVTLKPIIRIGAADDSELAKSLHDKAHSFCFIANSVNFEVGCEPEILTG, encoded by the coding sequence ATGTCAGAAAAAGGTCGGCACGATTATTCCGCTACCGTTGTCTGGACGGGTAATTCAGGCGAGGGCACCAAACATTATCGTGCCTTCTCGCGTGACCACGAGATAACGTGCGGCAGTAAACCGACAATATTCGGGTCGGCAGATCCCGCATTCCTGGGCGACTTGTCCCGTTATAACCCGGAAGAGCTATTGCTAAGCTCGCTCTCGGCATGCCATATGCTTTGGTATCTGCATCTGTGCGCCAACGCTGGCATTACGGTAACGGAGTATATAGACAACGCCAGGGGTCGAATGATCGAGACGACCAATGGCAGTGGCTATTTCGAGAGCGTAACGCTGAAGCCCATCATCCGAATAGGGGCGGCTGACGACAGCGAGCTTGCGAAATCCCTGCACGATAAAGCGCATTCGTTCTGCTTTATTGCAAATTCCGTCAATTTCGAAGTCGGATGCGAGCCTGAGATTCTCACCGGGTAA
- a CDS encoding GFA family protein produces the protein MEAQLKETKMASTTQLQGACLCGMVSVTVTTNSNHVGVCHCSMCRKWGGGPMFAVEFAGDVDFKGAEHISTFSSSEWAERGFCQQCGTHLFYRLKQDGHYALPVGLLDGSDDWQITEQIFIDQKPRYYSLAEKTKQLTGEEVFAQYGE, from the coding sequence ATGGAAGCACAACTGAAGGAGACCAAGATGGCATCTACTACACAGCTTCAGGGGGCCTGCCTGTGCGGTATGGTCAGCGTCACTGTTACCACCAACAGCAACCATGTCGGTGTTTGTCACTGCTCAATGTGTAGAAAGTGGGGTGGTGGCCCGATGTTTGCGGTTGAGTTTGCCGGTGATGTGGACTTCAAAGGCGCAGAGCATATCTCCACCTTTAGTTCCTCAGAATGGGCCGAGCGAGGTTTCTGCCAGCAGTGTGGCACGCATCTCTTCTATCGCCTAAAGCAGGATGGTCATTACGCGCTTCCCGTTGGTCTTCTTGATGGCTCGGATGATTGGCAAATAACCGAGCAAATATTCATCGACCAAAAGCCGCGCTACTATTCGTTAGCAGAAAAAACCAAGCAGCTGACCGGCGAAGAAGTGTTTGCCCAGTATGGTGAATAA
- a CDS encoding type IV pilus assembly protein FimV, whose translation MKQLGALAVGLWLSMVGSIGWALDLGPAQVQSRLEAPLQAILPLVDSEAYSPSSVEVSVSGQDAFADAGVEWTPLAGRVQASIQERQGRPVVVLSSDQPITSPWLDLLLTVESPDGRQSRAITLLFDPPDYAAADQPAAPVAPQATAENNAPAVPQNREAAQGDAYVRSGDTLWSVAARTKPAQASVQQMMLALLEANPSSFPSGNIHEMRAAQRLTLPDDSRVMARSADQAAETIRAMNAAWQRRDENGPEPVAIPEVDDSEDNTTATDAGPAESEPAEETQAASQQAGVNNRAVQAPSVEATALSAARVLANAATNAALPSASSSPAPSDDAALSPRVQQALDDMRQEISALREEMDRLNQTVAAQQAVPTSSAPATERPSFMERISDYQWWLMLVALVLLVVLLVVMRRRRQQWEVPPATAAPGAKAPDQPASSTAGERRVPPSVSPAASYRDAPTMTPETVDRPAPSEAVDPPPPSQASEDNATYQAPMNRAAMAHTQAAGLIEMGDERRLALKATSEGHKPSLWLAPPADPEAVSAMLSSMGASKVDKAPASEPRQSTTAPNDEGAWIIDYEPPTLASESAAREETLMQPTVDFEGKSAAPSATSASPAAREQAQEPEWEIEEVAFAPTPRDNSAPSSLGNVDKRR comes from the coding sequence ATGAAACAGCTAGGCGCGTTGGCCGTAGGGCTTTGGCTAAGCATGGTGGGGTCAATTGGCTGGGCGCTAGATTTGGGGCCTGCACAAGTGCAGTCCCGTTTAGAGGCTCCATTACAGGCCATACTCCCGCTTGTGGATAGCGAAGCCTATTCGCCGTCATCGGTTGAGGTCAGCGTGTCCGGTCAGGATGCCTTCGCCGACGCGGGGGTTGAATGGACACCGCTGGCGGGGCGCGTCCAGGCCAGCATTCAAGAGCGTCAGGGGCGGCCCGTGGTGGTGTTGAGCAGTGACCAGCCCATTACGTCGCCCTGGTTGGACTTGCTGCTGACCGTGGAATCCCCCGATGGTCGGCAATCCCGGGCCATCACGCTGCTGTTTGATCCTCCTGACTACGCCGCTGCCGATCAACCGGCGGCGCCAGTAGCGCCTCAAGCTACCGCCGAGAACAATGCCCCTGCCGTGCCACAAAACCGTGAGGCCGCTCAGGGCGATGCGTACGTACGCAGCGGCGATACGCTATGGAGCGTTGCTGCGCGTACCAAGCCCGCACAGGCAAGCGTCCAGCAGATGATGCTGGCACTGCTTGAAGCCAACCCCAGCAGCTTTCCCTCGGGTAATATTCACGAAATGCGCGCCGCCCAGCGGCTGACGTTGCCGGATGATTCGCGAGTCATGGCACGTTCGGCGGATCAAGCCGCCGAGACCATCCGTGCGATGAACGCGGCCTGGCAGCGCCGCGATGAAAACGGTCCTGAGCCAGTGGCAATACCCGAGGTCGATGACTCGGAAGATAACACCACGGCCACTGATGCAGGCCCAGCCGAGAGCGAGCCTGCAGAAGAAACTCAGGCAGCCTCGCAGCAGGCGGGCGTTAACAACCGCGCGGTACAAGCGCCGTCAGTGGAGGCGACCGCGCTAAGCGCGGCGCGAGTACTTGCCAATGCGGCGACGAATGCGGCATTGCCGTCTGCCTCGTCATCACCGGCGCCTTCCGATGATGCCGCGCTCAGTCCGCGGGTCCAACAGGCGCTTGATGACATGCGCCAGGAAATCTCCGCACTCCGCGAAGAGATGGACCGGCTGAATCAAACCGTGGCAGCGCAGCAGGCGGTACCCACGTCGTCGGCTCCGGCGACTGAGCGGCCGTCTTTCATGGAACGAATCAGCGACTATCAGTGGTGGCTGATGTTGGTCGCGCTGGTTCTGCTGGTTGTATTGTTGGTGGTGATGCGTCGCCGTCGCCAGCAGTGGGAAGTGCCGCCGGCCACGGCGGCGCCGGGTGCAAAAGCCCCTGATCAACCTGCGTCATCGACCGCTGGCGAGCGTCGCGTGCCGCCATCGGTATCGCCAGCGGCTTCGTATCGTGATGCACCCACGATGACACCGGAAACGGTCGATCGACCAGCGCCAAGTGAGGCGGTTGACCCGCCGCCACCGAGCCAGGCGAGCGAGGATAATGCGACTTACCAGGCGCCCATGAACCGGGCGGCCATGGCCCATACTCAGGCAGCAGGGCTGATCGAGATGGGGGACGAGCGGCGTTTGGCGTTAAAGGCAACCTCTGAAGGGCATAAACCATCGTTATGGCTGGCGCCTCCCGCCGACCCTGAGGCCGTGTCGGCCATGCTTTCGTCAATGGGCGCCAGTAAGGTGGATAAAGCGCCGGCGTCTGAACCCCGCCAGTCGACAACGGCCCCGAACGATGAAGGGGCGTGGATTATCGATTATGAGCCGCCGACGCTGGCCTCGGAAAGCGCGGCCCGGGAAGAAACGCTCATGCAGCCCACCGTTGATTTTGAAGGCAAGTCAGCGGCGCCATCGGCGACTTCTGCGTCTCCCGCTGCTCGCGAGCAAGCGCAAGAGCCAGAGTGGGAGATTGAAGAGGTGGCATTTGCGCCCACTCCTCGCGATAATAGCGCGCCTTCCTCCCTCGGCAATGTTGATAAGAGGCGATGA
- the leuD gene encoding 3-isopropylmalate dehydratase small subunit, giving the protein MKKFERFEGIVAPLDRANVDTDLIIPKQFLKSIKRTGFGVNLFDELRYLDEGEPGQDCSQRPLNPDFVLNKPRYQGAEVLLTRRNFGCGSSREHAPWALEDFGFKVVVAPSFADIFYNNAFKNGILLITLDEDTIDRLFEEVEAKEGYRMDVDLENQRVITHRGEILEFEVDEFRKHCLLEGLDDIGLTLKDEDAIRDFEKSHRQERPWLFRQPA; this is encoded by the coding sequence ATGAAAAAGTTTGAACGTTTTGAAGGCATCGTTGCGCCTCTTGATCGCGCCAACGTGGATACCGACCTGATCATCCCGAAGCAGTTTTTGAAGTCGATCAAGCGGACCGGTTTCGGGGTCAACTTGTTTGATGAGCTCCGCTATCTGGATGAAGGAGAGCCGGGGCAAGATTGCTCGCAGCGACCGCTGAATCCGGATTTCGTGTTGAACAAGCCGCGTTACCAAGGGGCCGAAGTACTGCTGACGCGGCGTAATTTCGGTTGCGGCAGCTCCCGCGAGCACGCCCCCTGGGCGCTGGAAGATTTTGGCTTCAAGGTGGTGGTGGCGCCCAGCTTCGCCGATATTTTCTATAACAACGCCTTCAAAAACGGCATCCTGCTTATCACCCTCGACGAAGACACGATCGATCGTCTGTTCGAGGAAGTGGAAGCGAAAGAAGGCTACCGCATGGACGTGGACCTGGAGAATCAGCGCGTGATTACCCATCGCGGCGAAATTCTTGAGTTCGAAGTCGATGAGTTCCGCAAGCACTGCCTGCTGGAAGGCCTGGACGATATCGGCTTGACGCTGAAAGACGAAGACGCCATTCGTGATTTTGAAAAATCCCATCGCCAGGAACGTCCGTGGCTGTTTCGCCAGCCTGCGTGA
- the leuB gene encoding 3-isopropylmalate dehydrogenase, whose protein sequence is MTHKVLLLPGDGIGPEIAAQAARLLKACQDAGLDIEVDEALVGGAAYDAHGDPLPEQTLDKAKAASAILLGAVGGPKWDKIEDLSKRPEKGLLGLRKNLGLFGNLRPAMLYPQLASASSLKPELVAGLDIMIVRELTGGIYFGQPRGIEERNGERVGFNTYVYSESEIERIGRVAFEMAQKRGKKLCSVDKANVLEVTILWREVMERLAPEYPDVELSHMYVDNAAMQLVRAPKQFDVMVTGNMFGDILSDAAAMLTGSIGMLPSASLNESGQGMYEPCHGSAPDIAGKNIANPLAMMLSVAMMLRYSLGENAMAERIEAAVGSVLDDGLRTADIASEGMQTIGTDAMGDAVLAAFAKQ, encoded by the coding sequence ATGACACATAAGGTTTTATTGCTGCCCGGTGACGGTATCGGCCCCGAAATTGCTGCCCAGGCAGCGCGCCTGCTGAAAGCCTGCCAAGACGCCGGGCTGGATATCGAGGTAGACGAAGCGCTGGTTGGCGGCGCCGCCTACGATGCCCACGGCGATCCATTGCCTGAGCAGACGCTGGATAAAGCCAAGGCCGCAAGCGCCATTCTGCTTGGGGCAGTGGGTGGCCCCAAGTGGGACAAGATTGAAGACCTATCCAAGCGGCCCGAAAAAGGCCTGCTGGGCCTGCGTAAAAATCTGGGGCTGTTCGGCAATCTGCGCCCGGCCATGCTGTACCCGCAGCTCGCCAGTGCCTCGAGCCTGAAACCTGAACTGGTTGCCGGGCTGGATATCATGATCGTCCGCGAACTGACCGGCGGCATCTACTTTGGCCAGCCGCGCGGCATCGAAGAGCGCAACGGCGAGCGGGTGGGCTTCAATACCTACGTGTATTCTGAAAGCGAGATCGAGCGTATCGGTCGTGTGGCCTTTGAAATGGCCCAGAAGCGTGGCAAGAAGCTTTGCTCGGTGGATAAAGCCAACGTGCTGGAAGTGACGATCCTGTGGCGTGAAGTGATGGAGCGGCTGGCGCCGGAATACCCGGACGTCGAGCTGTCGCACATGTACGTGGATAACGCCGCCATGCAGCTGGTGCGTGCGCCGAAGCAGTTTGACGTGATGGTGACCGGCAACATGTTCGGCGATATTCTCTCCGACGCCGCCGCCATGCTCACCGGGTCCATCGGTATGTTGCCCTCTGCTTCGCTCAATGAAAGTGGGCAGGGCATGTACGAGCCATGCCACGGCAGCGCGCCGGATATCGCTGGTAAAAACATTGCCAACCCGTTGGCCATGATGCTCTCCGTGGCCATGATGCTGCGCTATTCGCTGGGCGAAAACGCCATGGCGGAGCGTATCGAAGCGGCGGTCGGCAGCGTGCTGGACGATGGCCTGCGCACGGCAGATATTGCCTCCGAGGGCATGCAGACTATCGGCACAGACGCCATGGGCGATGCGGTATTGGCGGCGTTTGCCAAACAGTAA
- a CDS encoding IS30 family transposase produces MGYRQLTQAQRYQIFAYLETGISQRQIAKAIGVHSSTISREIKRNGLTAGYAPEQAQSRSDQRRRSAWKVTKRLPSLIRWVTDQLMDEWSPQQISGFMANANGVCVSHQWIYALIWDDKKHGGELWKRLRLPRQRRYQRQLAKHAGLGKIPHRVGIEQRPAEVEERRHIGHWEGDTVLKGHKESGLVTLVERRSGYLLAARLPKITATGTAKAMTRLLEPRRGAVQSITLDNGSEFAEHRQVAKAVSAKTYFCDPYRSSQRGTNENTNGLIRQYFPKGTDFRKVSDSALRRVVSKLNNRPRKRLGYRTPAQVFLGEYSGALKTAGAALNV; encoded by the coding sequence ATGGGATACCGACAACTGACCCAGGCCCAACGATACCAAATTTTTGCTTATCTTGAGACCGGCATCAGCCAGCGACAAATAGCCAAGGCTATTGGGGTCCACAGCAGCACCATCAGCCGCGAGATAAAGCGCAATGGGCTTACGGCTGGCTATGCGCCTGAGCAGGCGCAATCGAGAAGTGATCAGCGCCGACGCAGCGCTTGGAAAGTAACGAAGCGACTGCCAAGCCTGATTCGCTGGGTGACTGATCAACTGATGGATGAATGGAGCCCTCAGCAAATAAGTGGCTTCATGGCGAATGCCAACGGGGTTTGCGTAAGCCACCAGTGGATCTATGCATTAATCTGGGACGACAAGAAACACGGCGGCGAATTATGGAAGCGACTCCGTCTACCACGACAGCGGCGCTATCAGCGACAGTTAGCCAAGCATGCTGGATTAGGCAAGATCCCACACCGGGTAGGTATTGAGCAGCGCCCCGCTGAAGTGGAAGAAAGACGCCATATCGGTCACTGGGAAGGCGATACGGTACTCAAGGGCCACAAAGAATCCGGCTTGGTGACACTGGTCGAGAGACGCAGCGGTTACCTCTTGGCAGCGCGCCTGCCGAAGATCACGGCCACTGGAACGGCCAAGGCGATGACCCGGTTATTAGAACCACGCCGAGGAGCAGTGCAGAGCATCACCCTAGATAACGGTTCGGAATTTGCCGAGCATCGACAGGTTGCCAAGGCCGTCTCGGCCAAGACCTATTTTTGTGACCCGTACCGCTCAAGCCAGCGTGGTACCAATGAAAATACCAACGGCCTGATTCGCCAGTATTTCCCGAAAGGAACGGACTTCCGAAAGGTGAGCGACTCAGCACTGAGGCGAGTCGTTTCCAAGCTGAACAATCGTCCCAGAAAACGTCTGGGGTATCGGACGCCGGCACAAGTGTTCCTCGGAGAGTATTCAGGGGCGCTGAAAACCGCAGGTGCTGCGCTTAATGTTTGA
- the truA gene encoding tRNA pseudouridine(38-40) synthase TruA, with product MTLFYHFDETQPLTGRLAMGIEYDGTRFCGFQRLKHAASVQASVEDALSKVAGAPVQIHASGRTDSGVHATRQIVHLDPPAQRSEKAWVFGANTNLPRDVSIRWVKPVSDDFHSRLGALGRRYRYLLLNQISRPVLERHNVTWCRDPLDADAMHRAAQALVGEHDFSTFRAAGCQSKTPWRQMHFVDVKRFGPLVMIDIQGNAFLHHMIRNIAGALVSVGRGAQDEDYIERLLALKNRKLGDVTAPACGLHFVDSIYDERFALPKEPLGPNLLAFSGEWTGERELPETPRVAARRKLTFAKKPQETP from the coding sequence ATGACGCTGTTTTACCATTTTGATGAGACACAACCGCTAACCGGCCGCTTGGCGATGGGCATCGAATACGATGGCACGCGCTTTTGTGGTTTTCAGCGACTCAAGCACGCCGCCTCGGTGCAGGCATCGGTGGAAGACGCGCTGAGCAAAGTGGCCGGTGCGCCGGTGCAGATCCACGCCAGCGGGCGAACGGACTCCGGCGTGCATGCCACCCGTCAGATCGTCCACCTGGACCCGCCTGCGCAGCGCTCGGAAAAAGCCTGGGTGTTTGGCGCCAATACCAACCTGCCGCGGGATGTGTCGATACGCTGGGTCAAGCCGGTATCCGACGATTTCCACTCGCGGCTGGGCGCACTGGGGCGCCGTTACCGTTACCTGCTGTTGAACCAGATAAGCCGCCCGGTATTGGAAAGACACAACGTCACCTGGTGCCGCGACCCGCTGGATGCCGATGCCATGCATAGAGCAGCTCAGGCGCTGGTGGGGGAGCATGATTTCTCGACTTTCCGCGCAGCGGGCTGCCAGTCGAAAACGCCGTGGCGACAAATGCACTTTGTCGATGTCAAACGCTTCGGCCCGCTGGTCATGATCGATATCCAGGGTAATGCGTTCCTGCACCACATGATTCGCAATATTGCCGGTGCCCTGGTAAGCGTGGGCCGCGGTGCCCAGGACGAAGATTATATCGAGCGGCTGCTGGCGCTCAAGAATCGCAAGCTGGGCGATGTCACCGCGCCGGCCTGTGGGCTGCACTTTGTCGACTCGATCTACGACGAGCGGTTTGCGTTGCCCAAAGAGCCCCTTGGGCCAAACCTGCTGGCCTTTTCCGGCGAATGGACCGGCGAGCGCGAGCTCCCCGAAACCCCGCGCGTGGCGGCGCGGCGAAAGCTGACCTTTGCCAAAAAGCCCCAGGAGACACCGTGA